In Plantibacter sp. PA-3-X8, one DNA window encodes the following:
- a CDS encoding MFS transporter, translated as MTGTTPSPVAPATARGARPPMPNAGRAWTVLGLGVAAQTAGTLFVSTPAFLIPLLHAERGMSLAEAGVLAAAPTLGMVLTLIAWGWLADRVGERIVIAGGLALTALAAAGAIAADGLIPSLGYGPLGILLLLGGAASASTNSASGRIVVGWFPKDRRGLAMGIRQMSQPLGVTAAAVTVPSVAAASGISAALLISLVATGVLAVACTVGLRNPPRTVVPKPVSTETTPNPVAVRPRNPYRGDGFLWRIHAVSILLVVPQFTLTTFALVWLVTDQGWNALAAGVLVGVAQFVGAIGRIGVGVLSDRVGSRVRPLRWVAVSAVVVMLLLAGVGLLQWPVAVAVALVVASAVTVADNGLAFTSVAEMAGPAWAGRALGAQNTGQFIAASVVGPAVGALIGLVGYPLAFLAVAVLPALAIPIIPSEAAEHDHL; from the coding sequence ATGACCGGAACGACACCATCCCCCGTGGCCCCGGCGACCGCGCGCGGGGCGCGTCCACCGATGCCGAACGCCGGTCGGGCCTGGACCGTCCTCGGGCTCGGCGTCGCCGCGCAGACCGCCGGCACGCTCTTCGTCAGCACCCCGGCGTTCCTCATCCCGCTCCTGCACGCCGAGCGGGGCATGTCGCTCGCCGAGGCCGGCGTCCTGGCCGCTGCCCCCACGCTCGGCATGGTGCTGACGCTCATCGCCTGGGGTTGGCTGGCCGACCGTGTCGGCGAGCGCATCGTCATCGCCGGCGGCCTCGCCCTCACCGCGCTGGCCGCTGCCGGGGCGATCGCCGCGGACGGCCTCATCCCCTCGCTCGGCTACGGTCCACTCGGCATCCTGCTCCTCCTCGGTGGTGCCGCCTCCGCGAGCACGAACTCGGCGAGCGGCCGGATCGTCGTCGGCTGGTTCCCGAAGGACCGCCGCGGCCTCGCGATGGGGATCCGCCAGATGTCACAGCCGCTCGGCGTCACGGCGGCCGCGGTGACGGTGCCGTCCGTGGCGGCGGCGTCGGGCATCTCCGCCGCACTCCTGATCTCGCTCGTCGCGACGGGTGTCCTCGCCGTGGCCTGCACCGTCGGACTCCGGAATCCGCCACGGACCGTCGTGCCGAAGCCGGTCTCGACGGAGACGACGCCGAACCCCGTGGCCGTGCGACCACGCAACCCCTACCGAGGCGACGGCTTCCTCTGGCGCATCCACGCGGTGTCGATCCTGCTCGTGGTGCCGCAGTTCACGCTCACGACCTTCGCGCTCGTCTGGCTCGTCACCGATCAGGGCTGGAACGCGCTCGCGGCGGGCGTGCTCGTCGGTGTCGCGCAGTTCGTCGGAGCGATCGGTCGGATCGGTGTCGGGGTGTTGAGCGACCGCGTGGGCAGCCGGGTGCGACCGCTGCGCTGGGTGGCGGTGTCGGCGGTCGTCGTCATGCTGCTCCTCGCCGGCGTCGGGCTGCTGCAGTGGCCCGTGGCTGTCGCCGTCGCGCTCGTCGTCGCCAGTGCCGTGACGGTCGCCGACAACGGGCTGGCCTTCACCTCGGTCGCCGAGATGGCCGGCCCCGCCTGGGCCGGGCGGGCGCTGGGAGCGCAGAACACCGGCCAGTTCATCGCCGCGTCGGTCGTCGGTCCGGCGGTCGGTGCGCTCATCGGCCTGGTCGGCTATCCGCTCGCCTTCCTCGCGG
- a CDS encoding GntR family transcriptional regulator: MSTPTQTTQLYERLRGAILTLDLAPGQPLTERGLEQRFAASRTPVRAALTRLEAEGLARRDGRGWIVAPIDLEEIGLIAEVREALETAGVRLAAERATEAQLAAIRTLLDEPRPDDEHTVLRVGGDFHEELATLSANHLLAEGVHGAMVRLARTRWLEVRTPEAREQAATEHRAILDAVAARDPERAADLVARHIRGTNERLIASLTADQRRLRGHGVDIVS, translated from the coding sequence ATGAGCACTCCGACGCAGACCACCCAGCTCTACGAGCGCCTCCGCGGGGCGATCCTGACCCTCGACCTCGCGCCCGGGCAGCCACTCACCGAGCGGGGGCTTGAGCAACGCTTCGCGGCGTCACGGACGCCCGTGCGCGCCGCACTCACCCGGCTCGAGGCCGAGGGACTGGCGCGTCGCGACGGCCGCGGCTGGATCGTCGCCCCCATCGACCTCGAGGAGATCGGCCTCATCGCCGAGGTCCGTGAGGCGCTCGAGACCGCCGGCGTCCGGCTCGCCGCCGAACGCGCGACCGAAGCGCAGCTCGCCGCGATCCGCACCCTGCTCGACGAACCCCGCCCCGACGACGAGCACACGGTGCTCCGCGTAGGAGGTGACTTCCACGAGGAGCTCGCGACGCTGTCCGCGAACCACCTGCTCGCCGAAGGGGTGCACGGCGCGATGGTCCGGCTCGCCCGCACCCGCTGGCTCGAGGTGCGGACGCCCGAGGCCCGAGAGCAGGCAGCCACGGAGCACCGCGCCATCCTCGACGCGGTCGCGGCGCGCGACCCCGAGCGCGCTGCGGACCTCGTCGCGCGCCACATCCGCGGGACGAACGAGCGGCTCATCGCATCACTCACCGCCGACCAGCGTCGCCTCCGCGGTCACGGTGTCGACATCGTCAGCTGA
- the pheA gene encoding prephenate dehydratase, producing the protein MPAAPADDALRSYSFLGPSGTFTEVALGQVEEARGQIWKPVSNVGEALGDVLEGRSTAAVIAIENSVDGGVSVAQDALATMPGLRIVGEVLVPVNFVLVARPGTRLEDVSVVNAHPVAYGQCHLWLDAKLPSHGHIPASSNVAAAASLLDGTSTADAAVAPPGIVNHYDLDVLAENIGDNPNAVTRFVVVSRSREIPARTGADKTSLIVELPNDESGSLLGMLEQFSTRGVNLSLIESRPIGDALGRYRFVIDALGHIEDERMADALLGLRRFSPNVIFLGSYPSADRTAVDYHSRYNDEVFIEARDWLRGLLSAEPLDD; encoded by the coding sequence ATGCCAGCCGCACCCGCCGACGACGCCCTCCGGAGCTACAGTTTCCTCGGTCCGAGCGGGACCTTCACCGAGGTGGCGCTCGGCCAGGTCGAGGAGGCCAGGGGCCAGATCTGGAAGCCCGTGTCGAACGTCGGCGAGGCGCTCGGCGACGTCCTCGAGGGCCGCAGCACAGCCGCGGTCATCGCCATCGAGAACTCGGTCGACGGAGGGGTGTCCGTGGCGCAGGATGCACTCGCCACGATGCCCGGTCTCCGCATCGTCGGCGAGGTGCTCGTGCCGGTGAACTTCGTGCTCGTCGCCCGCCCCGGAACCCGCCTCGAGGACGTCTCGGTCGTGAACGCGCACCCCGTTGCCTACGGGCAGTGCCACCTCTGGCTCGACGCCAAGCTGCCCTCGCACGGACACATCCCGGCGTCGAGCAACGTCGCCGCCGCGGCCTCGCTCCTCGACGGCACCTCCACCGCCGACGCCGCGGTCGCCCCGCCCGGCATCGTGAACCACTACGACCTCGACGTCCTCGCGGAGAACATCGGCGACAACCCGAACGCCGTGACCCGCTTCGTCGTCGTCAGTCGCTCACGGGAGATCCCGGCCAGGACGGGCGCCGACAAGACGAGCCTCATCGTCGAGCTGCCGAACGACGAGTCCGGCTCGCTGCTCGGCATGCTCGAGCAGTTCTCCACGCGAGGCGTGAACCTGAGCCTCATCGAGTCGCGGCCCATCGGCGACGCGCTCGGCCGGTACCGCTTCGTGATCGACGCCCTCGGACACATCGAGGACGAGCGGATGGCCGACGCCCTGCTGGGGCTCCGACGCTTCAGCCCGAATGTGATCTTCCTGGGCTCGTACCCGAGCGCCGATCGCACCGCCGTCGACTACCACTCCCGGTACAACGACGAGGTGTTCATCGAGGCCCGCGACTGGTTGCGCGGGCTGCTCTCGGCGGAGCCGCTCGACGACTGA
- a CDS encoding alpha/beta hydrolase — MTSVFTDAAPRSTPRLNLASGSEAAFSVGSSWSLPSLSLPTWVHRPISAARATLVKSLVMTVAIAAILAGVVTVTQTSTAGASAISAADFAPAASSVPTMTAAAFTTAYAGDLAAAATTLTTMSSSQVAQLWTELAPGYRALLITGYPAVIGNLEGVAYTDRATANVSRLAGLLADTEASYRSLTVSSDQVDGQADSAALATTLSRLDAIKLLADRYAPDAIAARLQPEYLITLQAGGSGPPRVAVAVGDVDTAAYVTVLVPGMNSSALELDDYLRGAKRIQTAAADSAVILWIGGHSPSALEVPSNDRAIEGAPLLAGVLAGYDAVRSAHGVVSRLSVVAHSYGTATASLALASGDYHVDDFVMLGSAGIPTEIRIDDLHVPAGRVYASQASADTLAGLGQLLSGRADPATSSWGATTFGSDGLTLGDGDHLGAVEGHNAVGSSNADDRGKYLGPATESLYAIQRIVTGQASAVADLTTPVSPHQRTSVPDAAGAGAGASTTSTSTTASASASAAALLATR; from the coding sequence GTGACGAGTGTCTTCACCGACGCCGCCCCGCGGTCCACTCCCCGACTGAACCTGGCGAGCGGCAGCGAGGCCGCGTTCAGCGTCGGCTCCTCCTGGAGCCTCCCGTCATTGTCGCTGCCGACCTGGGTGCACCGGCCGATCTCGGCGGCCCGCGCGACCCTCGTCAAGTCGCTCGTCATGACCGTCGCGATCGCCGCGATCCTGGCCGGCGTGGTCACGGTGACGCAGACCTCGACCGCCGGTGCGTCCGCGATCTCCGCCGCCGACTTCGCACCGGCGGCCTCCTCCGTCCCGACGATGACGGCCGCCGCCTTCACCACCGCCTACGCCGGGGATCTCGCCGCGGCGGCGACGACCCTCACGACGATGTCCTCATCGCAGGTCGCGCAGCTGTGGACCGAGCTCGCTCCTGGATACCGCGCACTGCTCATCACCGGTTACCCGGCGGTCATCGGCAACCTCGAGGGTGTCGCCTACACGGACCGGGCGACGGCCAACGTCTCCCGGCTCGCCGGCCTCCTCGCCGACACCGAGGCGAGCTACCGCTCGCTGACGGTGAGCAGCGACCAGGTCGACGGGCAGGCGGACTCGGCGGCCCTCGCCACGACCCTGTCGCGCCTGGACGCGATCAAGCTGCTCGCCGACCGGTACGCACCGGACGCGATCGCCGCCCGCCTCCAGCCCGAGTACCTGATCACGTTGCAGGCGGGCGGCTCCGGACCCCCGCGGGTCGCGGTCGCCGTCGGAGACGTGGACACCGCCGCCTACGTCACGGTGCTCGTCCCCGGGATGAACAGCAGCGCCCTCGAACTCGACGACTACCTGCGCGGGGCGAAGCGCATCCAGACCGCCGCAGCCGACAGTGCGGTCATCCTCTGGATCGGCGGACACAGCCCGAGCGCACTCGAGGTGCCGTCGAACGACCGGGCCATCGAGGGGGCTCCCCTGCTCGCCGGGGTGCTCGCCGGATACGACGCCGTCCGTTCCGCTCACGGCGTCGTCTCCCGGTTGAGCGTCGTGGCGCACTCCTACGGCACGGCGACGGCCTCGCTCGCGTTGGCGTCCGGCGACTATCACGTCGACGACTTCGTCATGCTCGGTTCGGCCGGCATCCCGACGGAGATCAGGATCGACGATCTGCACGTCCCGGCCGGCCGCGTGTACGCCTCCCAGGCGAGCGCCGACACCCTCGCCGGTCTCGGCCAGCTCCTGTCCGGTCGAGCCGACCCCGCGACGAGCTCCTGGGGCGCGACCACCTTCGGTTCGGACGGGCTGACGCTCGGCGACGGCGACCACCTCGGCGCCGTCGAGGGACACAACGCGGTCGGGTCGAGCAACGCCGACGACCGGGGCAAGTACCTCGGGCCGGCCACCGAGAGCCTCTACGCCATCCAGCGCATCGTCACGGGTCAGGCCTCGGCGGTCGCCGACCTGACGACGCCCGTATCGCCCCACCAGCGCACCTCCGTGCCGGACGCCGCGGGCGCCGGGGCGGGCGCGTCCACGACGAGCACCTCCACCACCGCCTCCGCTTCCGCCTCGGCCGCGGCGCTCCTCGCCACGCGCTAG
- a CDS encoding ribbon-helix-helix protein, CopG family: protein MRTTIRLADEFYEAVREHASQEGKTVTAYIEEALRAKLAAAAAPPEREPYKVVPYGGGGPRPGIDLTNNAQLEDIMDGFE, encoded by the coding sequence ATGCGAACGACCATCCGACTCGCCGACGAGTTCTACGAGGCCGTCCGCGAGCACGCCTCGCAGGAGGGGAAGACCGTCACCGCCTACATCGAAGAGGCCCTGCGCGCGAAGCTGGCCGCAGCGGCCGCGCCGCCCGAGCGGGAACCCTACAAGGTCGTGCCGTACGGCGGGGGAGGACCCCGCCCAGGAATCGACCTCACGAACAACGCGCAACTCGAGGACATCATGGACGGTTTCGAGTGA
- a CDS encoding type II toxin-antitoxin system VapC family toxin, producing the protein MVDTNVLIGAFRPDSQHHRTLATWLEDAVRSREPLGVSEAVLAGYIRIVTQRRIFVDPTPISIALEQMQRLRDEPGVQVVRPGPSFWTVFTSLCAAVEAQGNLVSDAAHAALAIEHRATFVTLDRDFARFPDLRWESPLATGQAPS; encoded by the coding sequence GTGGTCGACACCAACGTCCTCATCGGCGCGTTCCGACCCGATTCACAACACCACCGCACGCTCGCAACCTGGTTGGAAGATGCCGTCCGATCGAGAGAACCCCTGGGCGTCAGCGAAGCCGTGCTCGCGGGGTACATCCGGATCGTGACCCAGCGTCGGATCTTCGTCGATCCCACTCCGATCTCCATCGCGCTCGAGCAGATGCAGCGACTCCGCGACGAGCCCGGCGTTCAGGTCGTCCGCCCTGGCCCGTCGTTCTGGACGGTCTTCACCTCGCTCTGTGCAGCGGTCGAGGCCCAAGGCAACCTCGTCTCGGACGCGGCCCACGCCGCACTCGCGATCGAACACCGGGCCACCTTCGTCACGCTCGATCGCGACTTCGCGCGCTTCCCCGACCTCCGCTGGGAATCGCCACTCGCCACGGGTCAAGCGCCTTCCTGA
- the pgm gene encoding phosphoglucomutase (alpha-D-glucose-1,6-bisphosphate-dependent): MNDRAGTPATEADLIDVPSLIDAYYTLKPDVSIPEQRVVFGTSGHRGSSLNTAFNQDHIAATTQAIVEYRASQGITGPLFIGSDTHALSGPAQTTALEVLVANGVRVLVDEFDDFVPTPALSHAILKYNAEGNGDQADGIVVTPSHNPPADGGFKYNPPHGGPADSDATSWIANRANELIAGGLHDVKMAEPSAVETYDFRGNYVDDLKHIINLDAIKRSGIRIGADPLGGASVHYWQAIADRYEIDLTVVNPHVDPAWAFMTLDWDGKIRMDPSSPSAMAALVARRDEFDLLTGNDADADRHGIVTPDAGLMNPNHYLAVAIDYLYANRPGWREDAAVGKTLVSSSVVDRVAESLGRRLWEVPVGFKWFVPGLVDGSVGFGGEESAGASFLRFDGSVWTTDKDGILLCLLAAEILAVTGKTPSVLYRELTERFGDPVYERVDAAASKEQKARLGKLDGDAITATELAGDPIVAKLSHAPGNDAAIGGVKVVTEHAWFAARPSGTEDVYKIYAESFKGAEHLKLVQAEAKQIVDAALGA; the protein is encoded by the coding sequence ATGAACGATCGCGCAGGTACCCCCGCCACCGAAGCAGATCTGATCGACGTCCCGTCGCTCATCGACGCGTACTACACGCTGAAGCCGGACGTCTCGATCCCCGAGCAGCGGGTGGTGTTCGGCACCTCCGGCCACCGCGGCTCCTCGCTGAACACCGCGTTCAACCAGGACCACATCGCCGCCACCACGCAGGCGATCGTCGAGTACCGCGCGAGCCAGGGGATCACCGGGCCGCTCTTCATCGGCTCCGACACCCACGCGCTCAGCGGGCCGGCGCAGACGACCGCCCTCGAGGTCCTGGTCGCCAACGGTGTGCGCGTCCTGGTCGACGAGTTCGACGACTTCGTGCCGACCCCTGCGCTCAGCCACGCGATCCTCAAGTACAACGCCGAAGGCAACGGCGACCAGGCGGACGGCATCGTCGTCACGCCCAGCCACAACCCGCCGGCCGACGGCGGCTTCAAGTACAACCCCCCGCACGGCGGACCTGCCGACTCCGACGCGACCTCCTGGATCGCGAACCGCGCCAACGAGCTCATCGCCGGTGGGCTGCACGATGTCAAGATGGCGGAACCGTCTGCCGTCGAGACGTACGACTTCCGCGGCAACTACGTCGACGACCTGAAGCACATCATCAACCTCGACGCCATCAAGCGCAGCGGGATCCGCATCGGTGCCGACCCCCTCGGCGGTGCGAGCGTCCACTACTGGCAGGCGATCGCCGACCGCTACGAGATCGACCTCACCGTCGTGAACCCGCACGTCGACCCGGCCTGGGCGTTCATGACGCTCGACTGGGACGGCAAGATCCGCATGGACCCGTCGTCGCCCTCCGCCATGGCGGCACTCGTCGCACGACGCGACGAGTTCGACCTCCTCACCGGCAATGACGCCGACGCGGACCGCCACGGCATCGTCACGCCCGACGCCGGGCTCATGAACCCCAACCATTACCTCGCCGTCGCGATCGACTACCTCTACGCGAACCGGCCAGGTTGGCGCGAGGACGCAGCCGTGGGCAAGACCCTCGTGTCGTCGTCGGTCGTCGACCGCGTGGCCGAATCCCTCGGACGCCGCCTCTGGGAGGTCCCGGTCGGCTTCAAGTGGTTCGTTCCCGGTCTCGTCGACGGCTCGGTCGGCTTCGGTGGCGAGGAGAGCGCCGGCGCGAGCTTCCTCCGCTTCGACGGCTCGGTGTGGACCACCGACAAGGACGGCATCCTCCTCTGCCTGCTCGCCGCCGAGATCCTCGCCGTGACGGGCAAGACCCCTTCGGTGCTCTACCGGGAGCTGACCGAGCGCTTCGGCGACCCCGTGTATGAGCGCGTCGACGCCGCCGCCTCGAAGGAACAGAAGGCGCGGCTCGGCAAGCTCGACGGCGACGCCATCACGGCGACCGAGCTCGCCGGCGACCCGATCGTCGCGAAGCTCAGTCACGCGCCGGGCAACGACGCGGCCATCGGCGGCGTCAAGGTCGTGACCGAGCACGCGTGGTTCGCCGCTCGTCCGTCCGGCACCGAGGACGTCTACAAGATCTACGCCGAGTCGTTCAAGGGCGCGGAGCACCTCAAGCTCGTCCAGGCGGAGGCGAAGCAGATCGTCGACGCCGCCCTCGGCGCCTAG
- a CDS encoding M15 family metallopeptidase: MTAAHQPSHRRPVSRRVRRNRVIALSVLAAALAILLVVLVVNIAGGATPTPAAATKTPSATPSVTPTPTPTPTPTETVPVAPPAPPAFDKAAYSIDDPLSPWVVVNKTRPLNPVDYTPPDLVSVPVAHTWDPLLRAEAAAAIVQLFDTASAEAGLSLASNSAYRSYSSQVSVYNSEPDDSTTARPGYSEHQTGWTMDIGAESGNCSLNTCFGDTAEGQWLAANAYRFGFLLRYPADKVDVTGFSFEPWHYRYIGVPLATEMHNTGVTTLEEFFGLPAAPGYLN, translated from the coding sequence GTGACCGCAGCCCACCAGCCCTCCCACCGACGCCCGGTTTCGCGGCGCGTCCGACGCAACCGCGTGATCGCGTTGAGCGTCCTGGCCGCCGCGCTCGCGATCCTGCTCGTGGTGCTCGTCGTGAACATCGCCGGCGGCGCCACGCCCACCCCGGCCGCCGCCACGAAGACGCCGAGCGCGACCCCGTCCGTCACCCCGACGCCGACCCCCACGCCGACGCCGACGGAGACGGTTCCGGTCGCGCCTCCAGCCCCGCCGGCGTTCGACAAGGCCGCCTACTCGATCGACGACCCGCTGAGCCCGTGGGTGGTCGTCAACAAGACCCGGCCGCTGAACCCGGTCGACTACACACCACCGGACCTCGTGTCCGTCCCCGTCGCCCACACGTGGGACCCGCTGTTGCGTGCCGAGGCCGCCGCCGCGATCGTGCAGCTGTTCGACACAGCCTCCGCCGAGGCCGGCCTGTCGCTCGCCTCGAACAGCGCGTACCGCAGCTACTCGAGCCAGGTGTCGGTGTACAACAGTGAACCCGACGACTCGACGACCGCACGCCCCGGCTACAGCGAGCACCAGACCGGCTGGACGATGGACATCGGTGCCGAGAGCGGCAACTGCTCGCTCAACACCTGCTTCGGCGACACGGCGGAGGGCCAGTGGCTCGCCGCGAACGCCTACCGCTTCGGGTTCCTCCTGCGGTACCCGGCCGACAAGGTCGACGTCACCGGCTTCTCGTTCGAGCCATGGCACTACCGCTACATCGGCGTGCCGCTCGCGACCGAGATGCACAACACGGGCGTGACAACGCTCGAGGAGTTCTTCGGGCTCCCGGCGGCTCCCGGGTACCTGAACTAG
- a CDS encoding alpha/beta hydrolase, whose protein sequence is MTAGTPAHHAPTHRKRPRFRRLLTAAAVVIGLGLVVAVIAAITPWPSALLIRSVFERGGAATVAEMEPYVPDTKLTEFRDIAYAAPSGGRPQVDTTLDVFTPADGTEPLTTIVWIHGGAWISGEKGNVEPYLRILAAAGYTTIAVNYTIAPEAVYPTAVNQLNDALAYISEHAAEWNGNPDRLVLAGDSAGSQLASQLAVLTTNPDYATLSGMTPGIDADQLVGTILNCGVYDLPAMAELDGIGAWGLQTALWAYAGTKDWSETSTGALMSTIDFVTADFPPTFITGGNGDALTWLQSVPMSSALEDAGVDVTKLFWAADHEPALPHEYQFHLDLDDAHVALAATLDYLAALDANLDAAPTTTP, encoded by the coding sequence ATGACCGCAGGGACGCCAGCACACCACGCGCCGACGCACCGGAAGCGCCCGCGATTCCGTCGGCTCCTGACCGCGGCCGCCGTCGTGATCGGTCTCGGCCTCGTCGTCGCGGTCATCGCGGCCATCACCCCGTGGCCGTCCGCGCTCCTCATCCGCTCGGTGTTCGAACGCGGCGGTGCTGCGACGGTCGCCGAGATGGAACCGTACGTCCCCGACACGAAGCTCACGGAGTTCCGCGACATCGCGTACGCGGCACCGAGCGGCGGCCGACCACAGGTGGACACCACCCTCGACGTCTTCACCCCAGCGGACGGCACCGAACCGCTGACCACGATCGTCTGGATCCACGGCGGCGCCTGGATCTCCGGCGAGAAGGGCAACGTCGAGCCCTACCTCCGCATCCTCGCAGCAGCGGGGTACACGACGATCGCGGTCAACTACACGATCGCTCCCGAGGCCGTCTATCCGACGGCCGTGAACCAACTCAACGACGCCCTCGCGTACATCTCGGAGCACGCCGCCGAGTGGAACGGGAACCCGGACCGCCTCGTGCTCGCGGGCGACTCAGCGGGATCGCAGCTCGCCAGCCAGCTCGCCGTCCTCACGACCAACCCGGACTACGCGACGCTGTCGGGCATGACCCCTGGTATCGACGCCGACCAGCTCGTCGGGACGATCCTCAACTGCGGGGTCTACGACCTGCCGGCGATGGCCGAGCTCGACGGCATCGGCGCCTGGGGCCTCCAGACCGCCCTCTGGGCCTACGCGGGTACGAAGGACTGGTCGGAGACGTCGACCGGCGCGCTCATGTCGACGATCGACTTCGTCACCGCCGACTTCCCGCCGACCTTCATCACCGGCGGGAACGGCGACGCGCTCACCTGGTTGCAGTCGGTCCCGATGAGCAGCGCCCTCGAGGACGCCGGCGTCGACGTCACGAAGCTGTTCTGGGCCGCTGACCACGAGCCGGCACTCCCCCACGAGTACCAGTTCCACCTCGACCTCGACGACGCCCACGTGGCACTCGCGGCCACCCTGGACTACCTCGCGGCGCTCGACGCGAACCTCGACGCAGCGCCGACCACCACGCCCTGA
- a CDS encoding MDR family MFS transporter → MSSSSPASTEPSGSAPVLSHRQILFIIFGLMAGMFLSALDQTIVGTSMRTIADDLDGMALQAWVTTAYLITSTVSTPIYGKLSDIFGRRPLFIIAISIFLIGSLLAGMSGSMYELAIFRAIQGLGAGGLMALPLTIMGDMLAPRERAKYQGYFLAVFGVSSVIGPLIGGLFAGAPELLFITGWRWVFLINLPIGVIALAIVLRFLHIPHPRHSVRIDWWGAATVVLAVVPLLLVAEQGRIWGWASAGSIACYAIGVAGIIGFILVERAMGDDALIPLKLFKNSTFRVATILGVLVGFGMFGAMMTVPLFLQLVEGATPTESGLLMLPMILGLMISSIASGQIIARTGKYKAFPIVGTFLLLSGFFYFSFATADKPVWWMMGGMLLVGLGLGQLMQTLTIASQNAVEARDIGVATSSSTFFRQIGGTLGTAVIFSVLYTRIPTTIAAAFADPTLSERVRAAAQDPAVLSDPANEGILKVLQRAQENSGSAGSALDGDTSFLVGANHDLAAPFLTGFADATVTVFWVSFAVVAVAFVLSWFLKAPPLRAKSALQERTDAQAAEDAEDELSLAAQRAAELAGSQLSPDTASNRVVDPPARR, encoded by the coding sequence ATGTCATCCAGTTCCCCCGCCTCGACCGAGCCGTCGGGATCCGCCCCCGTCCTCAGTCACCGGCAGATCCTCTTCATCATCTTCGGCCTCATGGCCGGGATGTTCCTCTCCGCACTCGACCAGACCATCGTCGGCACCTCGATGCGCACGATCGCCGACGACCTCGACGGCATGGCCCTCCAGGCGTGGGTCACCACCGCGTACCTGATCACCTCGACCGTCTCGACGCCGATCTACGGCAAGCTGTCCGACATCTTCGGCCGCCGCCCGCTGTTCATCATCGCGATCTCGATCTTCCTCATCGGCTCGCTCCTCGCCGGCATGTCCGGTTCGATGTACGAGCTGGCGATCTTCCGCGCCATCCAGGGCCTCGGTGCCGGCGGCCTCATGGCCCTGCCGCTGACGATCATGGGCGACATGCTGGCTCCGCGCGAGCGCGCCAAGTACCAGGGGTACTTCCTCGCGGTGTTCGGCGTCTCGAGCGTCATCGGCCCGCTCATCGGCGGCCTGTTCGCCGGTGCCCCCGAGTTGCTGTTCATCACCGGTTGGCGCTGGGTGTTCCTCATCAACCTGCCGATCGGCGTCATCGCACTCGCGATCGTCCTCCGCTTCCTGCACATCCCGCACCCCCGCCACAGCGTCCGCATCGACTGGTGGGGCGCCGCAACGGTCGTCCTCGCCGTCGTGCCGTTGCTGCTCGTCGCCGAGCAGGGCCGCATCTGGGGCTGGGCCTCGGCCGGGTCCATCGCCTGCTACGCCATCGGGGTCGCCGGCATCATCGGGTTCATCCTCGTCGAACGGGCCATGGGCGACGATGCGCTCATCCCGTTGAAGCTCTTCAAGAACTCGACCTTCCGGGTCGCCACCATCCTCGGCGTGCTCGTCGGGTTCGGCATGTTCGGCGCGATGATGACGGTGCCGCTGTTCCTGCAGCTCGTCGAAGGCGCGACGCCGACCGAGTCCGGTCTGCTGATGCTGCCGATGATCCTCGGCCTCATGATCTCGTCGATCGCGAGCGGTCAGATCATCGCGCGGACCGGCAAGTACAAGGCGTTCCCGATCGTCGGGACCTTCCTGCTCCTGAGCGGCTTCTTCTACTTCAGCTTCGCGACGGCCGACAAGCCCGTCTGGTGGATGATGGGCGGCATGCTGCTCGTCGGCCTCGGACTCGGCCAGCTGATGCAGACGCTGACGATCGCCAGCCAGAACGCCGTCGAGGCACGCGACATCGGGGTGGCGACGAGCTCGTCGACCTTCTTCCGTCAGATCGGTGGAACGCTGGGCACGGCCGTGATCTTCTCCGTGCTCTACACGCGGATCCCGACGACCATCGCGGCGGCGTTCGCCGACCCGACGCTCAGCGAGCGGGTCCGGGCTGCGGCGCAGGACCCGGCCGTGCTGTCGGACCCGGCGAACGAGGGCATCCTCAAGGTGCTGCAGCGGGCGCAGGAGAACAGCGGCTCGGCCGGTTCCGCGCTCGACGGCGACACCTCGTTCCTCGTCGGTGCGAACCACGACCTGGCCGCGCCGTTCCTCACGGGGTTCGCGGATGCGACCGTGACCGTGTTCTGGGTGAGCTTCGCGGTGGTCGCCGTCGCGTTCGTGCTGAGCTGGTTCCTCAAGGCGCCGCCGCTGCGGGCGAAGTCCGCGCTGCAGGAGCGCACCGACGCCCAGGCTGCGGAGGACGCCGAGGACGAGTTGTCGCTCGCCGCCCAGCGTGCCGCCGAGCTGGCGGGGTCGCAGCTGTCACCCGACACGGCGAGCAACCGCGTCGTCGATCCGCCCGCCCGTCGCTGA